One segment of Alligator mississippiensis isolate rAllMis1 chromosome 13, rAllMis1, whole genome shotgun sequence DNA contains the following:
- the C13H8orf33 gene encoding UPF0488 protein C8orf33 homolog isoform X2: MGLLRLNPTPKQAEETQQILKVLRSHKAPFAKKRQVMNRVFGDYRFKMTEERKKAEKAAMKPGKVQIQQGNVKASGSMVYRKRSDQTSEVNTNWFTPSDNSFRFSFTPSETETQTTNETVEEARRTDGSEQRQIGTSSSEVKDLNETLNFPISGQGPEFAFNFVISDEDNFVLPSVSTGDTTESIAQDKTLCGSPSTGPALTLECSILPEANISQTMDSMDVKEGRDLPILETPRLETVSISETKAEKTAVDATSKKKKKKKKPSNSKKELEENEVSKKVKMGTSRHQDSSAPPQDQTPQSDEQLQREVDWCVEQLELGLKMQKSTPKQVDEALRAIRTLHSDKAVLAKKRQVMRAMFGDYRKKMEEERQKQLKLMRKAAESAKVTEVSESTRRKSSQVFRKHTGSSKKSLHPAESHSDPLSHTQSPRASDMDSFVFTTSQEEFCFNFF; the protein is encoded by the exons ATGGGCCTTCTTCGTCTCAACCCAACTCCAAAACAAG CAGAGGAAACACAGCAGATCCTGAAGGTCCTACGCTCCCACAAGGCACCCTTTGCGAAGAAGCGACAGGTGATGAATCGTGTGTTTGGAGATTATCGATTTAAAATGACTGAGGAGCGGAAAAAGGCAGAGAAGGCAG ctATGAAACCTGGGAAAGTGCAGATACAACAAGGGAATGTAAAGGCTTCAGGGAGCATGGTGTATAGGAAGCGATCTGACCAGACTTCTGAAGTAAACACAAACTGGTTCACACCATCTGACAACAGTTTCAGGTTCAGCTTTACACCTTCTGAGACAGAAACACAAACAACCAATGAAACTGTGGAAGAGGCACGCAGGACAGATGGCTCTGAACAGAGGCAGATTGGTACCAGTTCCTCAGAAGTAAAAGATTTGAATGAAACATTAAACTTCCCCATCTCTGGACAAGGACCTGAGTTTGCTTTCAATTTTGTCATCTCAGATGAAGATAATTTTGTTCTTCCATCTGTTTCTACAGGGGACACCACGGAGAGTATAGCACAAGATAAGACATTATGTGGCTCACCCTCCACAGGTCCAGCACTGACACTAGAGTGTTCAATCCTGCCAGAGGCTAATATTTCCCAGACTATGGACAGCATGGATGTAAAAGAAGGGAGAGACCTTCCCATATTAGAGACCCCAAGACTAGAGACAGTCTCCATAAGTGAGACTAAGGCAGAGAAAACAGCAGTAGATGCAACatccaagaagaaaaaaaagaaaaagaaaccatcAAACAGTAAGAAAGAATTGGAAGAGAATGAGGTCAGTAAGAAGGTGAAGATGGGAACCAGTAGGCATCAAGATAGTAGTGCACCTCCCCAGGACCAGACCCCACAG TCAGATGAACAGCTTCAAAGAGAAGTAGACTGGTGTGTGGAACAGCTGGAACTAGGCCTGAAGATGCAGAAATCCACTCCAAAGCAAg TTGATGAGGCCCTGCGTGCCATCAGGACACTGCACAGTGACAAAGCTGTGCTAGCAAAGAAACGCCAGGTCATGCGAGCTATGTTCGGAGACTACAGgaagaagatggaggaggagaggCAGAAGCAGCTGAAGCTCATGCGTAAAG CTGCCGAGTCTGCTAAGGTCACAGAAGTGAGTGAGAGCACACGCCGAAAGAGCAGCCAGGTTTTCAGGAAGCATACAGGATCCTCCAAGAAAAGCCTGCATCCAGCAGAATCCCATTCTGATCCTCTCagccacacacagtcccccaggGCATCTGACATGGATTCATTTGTATTTACAACTTCCCAAGAGGagttttgctttaattttttctAA
- the C13H8orf33 gene encoding UPF0488 protein C8orf33 homolog isoform X3, translated as MEEAPQGTFQDELEWCILQLEMGLLRLNPTPKQAEETQQILKVLRSHKAPFAKKRQVMNRVFGDYRFKMTEERKKAEKAAMKPGKVQIQQGNVKASGSMVYRKRSDQTSEVNTNWFTPSDNSFRFSFTPSETETQTTNETVEEARRTDGSEQRQIGTSSSEVKDLNETLNFPISGQGPEFAFNFVISDEDNFVLPSVSTGDTTESIAQDKTLCGSPSTGPALTLECSILPEANISQTMDSMDVKEGRDLPILETPRLETVSISETKAEKTAVDATSKKKKKKKKPSNSKKELEENEVSKKVKMGTSRHQDSSAPPQDQTPQSDEQLQREVDWCVEQLELGLKMQKSTPKQAAESAKVTEVSESTRRKSSQVFRKHTGSSKKSLHPAESHSDPLSHTQSPRASDMDSFVFTTSQEEFCFNFF; from the exons GCTCCTCAAGGGACATTTCAAGATGAGCTGGAATGGTGCATCTTACAGCTGGAGATGGGCCTTCTTCGTCTCAACCCAACTCCAAAACAAG CAGAGGAAACACAGCAGATCCTGAAGGTCCTACGCTCCCACAAGGCACCCTTTGCGAAGAAGCGACAGGTGATGAATCGTGTGTTTGGAGATTATCGATTTAAAATGACTGAGGAGCGGAAAAAGGCAGAGAAGGCAG ctATGAAACCTGGGAAAGTGCAGATACAACAAGGGAATGTAAAGGCTTCAGGGAGCATGGTGTATAGGAAGCGATCTGACCAGACTTCTGAAGTAAACACAAACTGGTTCACACCATCTGACAACAGTTTCAGGTTCAGCTTTACACCTTCTGAGACAGAAACACAAACAACCAATGAAACTGTGGAAGAGGCACGCAGGACAGATGGCTCTGAACAGAGGCAGATTGGTACCAGTTCCTCAGAAGTAAAAGATTTGAATGAAACATTAAACTTCCCCATCTCTGGACAAGGACCTGAGTTTGCTTTCAATTTTGTCATCTCAGATGAAGATAATTTTGTTCTTCCATCTGTTTCTACAGGGGACACCACGGAGAGTATAGCACAAGATAAGACATTATGTGGCTCACCCTCCACAGGTCCAGCACTGACACTAGAGTGTTCAATCCTGCCAGAGGCTAATATTTCCCAGACTATGGACAGCATGGATGTAAAAGAAGGGAGAGACCTTCCCATATTAGAGACCCCAAGACTAGAGACAGTCTCCATAAGTGAGACTAAGGCAGAGAAAACAGCAGTAGATGCAACatccaagaagaaaaaaaagaaaaagaaaccatcAAACAGTAAGAAAGAATTGGAAGAGAATGAGGTCAGTAAGAAGGTGAAGATGGGAACCAGTAGGCATCAAGATAGTAGTGCACCTCCCCAGGACCAGACCCCACAG TCAGATGAACAGCTTCAAAGAGAAGTAGACTGGTGTGTGGAACAGCTGGAACTAGGCCTGAAGATGCAGAAATCCACTCCAAAGCAAg CTGCCGAGTCTGCTAAGGTCACAGAAGTGAGTGAGAGCACACGCCGAAAGAGCAGCCAGGTTTTCAGGAAGCATACAGGATCCTCCAAGAAAAGCCTGCATCCAGCAGAATCCCATTCTGATCCTCTCagccacacacagtcccccaggGCATCTGACATGGATTCATTTGTATTTACAACTTCCCAAGAGGagttttgctttaattttttctAA
- the C13H8orf33 gene encoding UPF0488 protein C8orf33 homolog isoform X1 yields the protein MEEAPQGTFQDELEWCILQLEMGLLRLNPTPKQAEETQQILKVLRSHKAPFAKKRQVMNRVFGDYRFKMTEERKKAEKAAMKPGKVQIQQGNVKASGSMVYRKRSDQTSEVNTNWFTPSDNSFRFSFTPSETETQTTNETVEEARRTDGSEQRQIGTSSSEVKDLNETLNFPISGQGPEFAFNFVISDEDNFVLPSVSTGDTTESIAQDKTLCGSPSTGPALTLECSILPEANISQTMDSMDVKEGRDLPILETPRLETVSISETKAEKTAVDATSKKKKKKKKPSNSKKELEENEVSKKVKMGTSRHQDSSAPPQDQTPQSDEQLQREVDWCVEQLELGLKMQKSTPKQVDEALRAIRTLHSDKAVLAKKRQVMRAMFGDYRKKMEEERQKQLKLMRKAAESAKVTEVSESTRRKSSQVFRKHTGSSKKSLHPAESHSDPLSHTQSPRASDMDSFVFTTSQEEFCFNFF from the exons GCTCCTCAAGGGACATTTCAAGATGAGCTGGAATGGTGCATCTTACAGCTGGAGATGGGCCTTCTTCGTCTCAACCCAACTCCAAAACAAG CAGAGGAAACACAGCAGATCCTGAAGGTCCTACGCTCCCACAAGGCACCCTTTGCGAAGAAGCGACAGGTGATGAATCGTGTGTTTGGAGATTATCGATTTAAAATGACTGAGGAGCGGAAAAAGGCAGAGAAGGCAG ctATGAAACCTGGGAAAGTGCAGATACAACAAGGGAATGTAAAGGCTTCAGGGAGCATGGTGTATAGGAAGCGATCTGACCAGACTTCTGAAGTAAACACAAACTGGTTCACACCATCTGACAACAGTTTCAGGTTCAGCTTTACACCTTCTGAGACAGAAACACAAACAACCAATGAAACTGTGGAAGAGGCACGCAGGACAGATGGCTCTGAACAGAGGCAGATTGGTACCAGTTCCTCAGAAGTAAAAGATTTGAATGAAACATTAAACTTCCCCATCTCTGGACAAGGACCTGAGTTTGCTTTCAATTTTGTCATCTCAGATGAAGATAATTTTGTTCTTCCATCTGTTTCTACAGGGGACACCACGGAGAGTATAGCACAAGATAAGACATTATGTGGCTCACCCTCCACAGGTCCAGCACTGACACTAGAGTGTTCAATCCTGCCAGAGGCTAATATTTCCCAGACTATGGACAGCATGGATGTAAAAGAAGGGAGAGACCTTCCCATATTAGAGACCCCAAGACTAGAGACAGTCTCCATAAGTGAGACTAAGGCAGAGAAAACAGCAGTAGATGCAACatccaagaagaaaaaaaagaaaaagaaaccatcAAACAGTAAGAAAGAATTGGAAGAGAATGAGGTCAGTAAGAAGGTGAAGATGGGAACCAGTAGGCATCAAGATAGTAGTGCACCTCCCCAGGACCAGACCCCACAG TCAGATGAACAGCTTCAAAGAGAAGTAGACTGGTGTGTGGAACAGCTGGAACTAGGCCTGAAGATGCAGAAATCCACTCCAAAGCAAg TTGATGAGGCCCTGCGTGCCATCAGGACACTGCACAGTGACAAAGCTGTGCTAGCAAAGAAACGCCAGGTCATGCGAGCTATGTTCGGAGACTACAGgaagaagatggaggaggagaggCAGAAGCAGCTGAAGCTCATGCGTAAAG CTGCCGAGTCTGCTAAGGTCACAGAAGTGAGTGAGAGCACACGCCGAAAGAGCAGCCAGGTTTTCAGGAAGCATACAGGATCCTCCAAGAAAAGCCTGCATCCAGCAGAATCCCATTCTGATCCTCTCagccacacacagtcccccaggGCATCTGACATGGATTCATTTGTATTTACAACTTCCCAAGAGGagttttgctttaattttttctAA
- the C13H8orf33 gene encoding UPF0488 protein C8orf33 homolog isoform X4 gives MKPGKVQIQQGNVKASGSMVYRKRSDQTSEVNTNWFTPSDNSFRFSFTPSETETQTTNETVEEARRTDGSEQRQIGTSSSEVKDLNETLNFPISGQGPEFAFNFVISDEDNFVLPSVSTGDTTESIAQDKTLCGSPSTGPALTLECSILPEANISQTMDSMDVKEGRDLPILETPRLETVSISETKAEKTAVDATSKKKKKKKKPSNSKKELEENEVSKKVKMGTSRHQDSSAPPQDQTPQSDEQLQREVDWCVEQLELGLKMQKSTPKQVDEALRAIRTLHSDKAVLAKKRQVMRAMFGDYRKKMEEERQKQLKLMRKAAESAKVTEVSESTRRKSSQVFRKHTGSSKKSLHPAESHSDPLSHTQSPRASDMDSFVFTTSQEEFCFNFF, from the exons ATGAAACCTGGGAAAGTGCAGATACAACAAGGGAATGTAAAGGCTTCAGGGAGCATGGTGTATAGGAAGCGATCTGACCAGACTTCTGAAGTAAACACAAACTGGTTCACACCATCTGACAACAGTTTCAGGTTCAGCTTTACACCTTCTGAGACAGAAACACAAACAACCAATGAAACTGTGGAAGAGGCACGCAGGACAGATGGCTCTGAACAGAGGCAGATTGGTACCAGTTCCTCAGAAGTAAAAGATTTGAATGAAACATTAAACTTCCCCATCTCTGGACAAGGACCTGAGTTTGCTTTCAATTTTGTCATCTCAGATGAAGATAATTTTGTTCTTCCATCTGTTTCTACAGGGGACACCACGGAGAGTATAGCACAAGATAAGACATTATGTGGCTCACCCTCCACAGGTCCAGCACTGACACTAGAGTGTTCAATCCTGCCAGAGGCTAATATTTCCCAGACTATGGACAGCATGGATGTAAAAGAAGGGAGAGACCTTCCCATATTAGAGACCCCAAGACTAGAGACAGTCTCCATAAGTGAGACTAAGGCAGAGAAAACAGCAGTAGATGCAACatccaagaagaaaaaaaagaaaaagaaaccatcAAACAGTAAGAAAGAATTGGAAGAGAATGAGGTCAGTAAGAAGGTGAAGATGGGAACCAGTAGGCATCAAGATAGTAGTGCACCTCCCCAGGACCAGACCCCACAG TCAGATGAACAGCTTCAAAGAGAAGTAGACTGGTGTGTGGAACAGCTGGAACTAGGCCTGAAGATGCAGAAATCCACTCCAAAGCAAg TTGATGAGGCCCTGCGTGCCATCAGGACACTGCACAGTGACAAAGCTGTGCTAGCAAAGAAACGCCAGGTCATGCGAGCTATGTTCGGAGACTACAGgaagaagatggaggaggagaggCAGAAGCAGCTGAAGCTCATGCGTAAAG CTGCCGAGTCTGCTAAGGTCACAGAAGTGAGTGAGAGCACACGCCGAAAGAGCAGCCAGGTTTTCAGGAAGCATACAGGATCCTCCAAGAAAAGCCTGCATCCAGCAGAATCCCATTCTGATCCTCTCagccacacacagtcccccaggGCATCTGACATGGATTCATTTGTATTTACAACTTCCCAAGAGGagttttgctttaattttttctAA